The Teredinibacter sp. KSP-S5-2 genome includes a window with the following:
- a CDS encoding cadherin-like beta sandwich domain-containing protein — MSRTILNTSWMLTLLSFLVLAGCGGSGGGDAETGLTKIPDLTLSNLDVRAGDQSLLDFKQGETGPYELSVDSSVSSISILPTANSSNVKILIATVSTELLNNGKLDTIIIDEIEVQSGEQGLRDVQDGDNTYMVTVVDASNTYRLEYRIKIHKVSSDAGLQNLLIDSNGFYQGSLKVTALSESLNFKTATKQYKLETDFSFCSLKIKPVLSEPRAKIWINGRRAYHKEISLTDLPKYGSSSNQFNVFDLTIQSEDKTQTETYTINVERKPSTTTELANLPTLESLSVENSTLTAPFTCTRRQVGAVVSNTVATTGLTVVPTSSSATITISKYEVDENGAVKLDANDDPVYVFQGETLPANEVYALQLDPGQNRYLIQSVAENSTSDTPNIITYSLLVVRSDNNWLTVENSTQLQQALINASAGDEIFLFDGEYQGATDTSGDSSAYFYSAASGTVDRPIVMRGEVGRNATLIGDGAINTSVLKLTGDYWQVSNISLENGETGLLLDSANHNEIDYLNVVKQTGAALRIRNGSSNNIIQNSEFSSSSQGAVIGSDDSQWTTAPTPGEFLPENTGNKIRLSTFGRNILNEHVVVHEGVDGTVIENNIFDSAIKTGAANGETVIRNLGNNTEVRNNSFYNSTDDVESQQVTNVEPDESWHTETWATNLQVFGNRVDVGGKTSDFINNQSSQQVLTGENTRLDGVSLTNAGAFFSDTLTENSYKLQSVSNPTFCLDLGDIKDSDTGDTYRGAVFNSCSNDTTQVWQFKHDVDGRFLLINTSAEDKMIAPSAANFMAVYRFLISFSKALESENNFYMSQARWLVDLDADSVTLRNNLSSSYVITPTSDIGELTPVVLSVNTNSDTQKFKLIAVP; from the coding sequence ATGTCGCGAACAATTCTCAATACGTCTTGGATGTTAACTCTGCTCTCGTTTTTGGTGCTGGCTGGCTGCGGTGGCAGTGGTGGCGGTGATGCTGAAACCGGGTTAACAAAGATTCCAGATTTAACATTGAGTAACCTGGATGTGCGTGCCGGCGACCAAAGTTTGCTCGATTTTAAGCAAGGCGAAACTGGACCATATGAGCTGTCTGTGGATAGTTCTGTGAGTTCGATCAGTATTTTACCCACAGCTAATTCCAGTAACGTAAAGATTTTAATTGCTACGGTGTCTACGGAGCTACTTAATAACGGAAAGCTGGATACCATAATTATTGATGAGATTGAGGTTCAATCTGGCGAGCAAGGTTTACGCGATGTACAAGACGGTGACAACACCTATATGGTTACCGTGGTGGATGCCAGTAATACCTATCGTTTGGAATATCGAATTAAAATTCACAAAGTGAGCTCTGACGCTGGTTTACAGAACTTGTTGATCGACTCCAATGGTTTCTATCAGGGAAGTTTAAAGGTGACAGCATTGTCTGAGTCTTTGAATTTTAAAACGGCAACCAAGCAATATAAACTGGAAACTGATTTTTCTTTTTGCTCTTTAAAAATAAAACCTGTGCTCTCCGAACCTCGAGCAAAGATTTGGATTAACGGTCGGCGCGCATATCATAAAGAAATTTCGCTAACTGATCTGCCGAAGTATGGCAGTAGTTCTAATCAATTTAATGTATTTGACTTAACTATTCAGTCTGAAGATAAAACTCAAACTGAAACTTACACTATTAACGTTGAACGTAAGCCATCTACGACTACGGAGTTAGCTAATCTCCCCACTTTGGAATCTCTTTCCGTAGAAAATAGCACTTTGACGGCTCCTTTTACCTGTACTCGTCGCCAGGTTGGTGCTGTTGTCAGTAATACTGTTGCAACAACAGGTTTAACTGTCGTTCCAACTTCATCATCTGCAACAATAACTATCTCTAAATATGAAGTTGATGAGAATGGTGCCGTAAAACTGGATGCCAATGATGATCCGGTTTATGTTTTTCAGGGTGAAACTTTGCCCGCAAATGAAGTGTACGCACTTCAGCTAGATCCAGGTCAAAATAGATATCTTATCCAATCTGTGGCTGAAAATTCGACTAGCGATACACCAAATATCATTACATATTCGTTGCTGGTGGTGAGATCAGATAATAACTGGTTAACTGTGGAAAACTCCACTCAGTTACAGCAGGCATTAATTAATGCAAGTGCAGGTGATGAAATCTTTCTGTTTGACGGAGAGTATCAGGGGGCAACGGATACCAGTGGAGATTCCTCTGCCTATTTTTATTCCGCTGCTAGCGGTACTGTAGATCGCCCAATTGTTATGCGGGGAGAAGTTGGTCGTAATGCTACTCTCATCGGTGACGGTGCAATTAATACCTCTGTCTTGAAGCTAACCGGGGACTACTGGCAGGTTTCTAATATATCTTTAGAGAATGGGGAAACGGGTTTACTCCTGGATTCCGCCAACCATAATGAAATAGATTACCTGAATGTCGTCAAGCAAACTGGAGCCGCTTTACGTATTCGAAACGGTTCGAGCAATAATATAATACAGAATTCAGAGTTCTCATCTTCATCGCAAGGCGCTGTTATAGGTTCTGATGATTCCCAGTGGACGACAGCTCCAACTCCGGGTGAATTTTTGCCTGAAAACACTGGTAACAAAATTCGATTAAGCACCTTCGGGCGAAATATATTGAATGAGCACGTGGTTGTGCATGAAGGGGTAGACGGTACTGTTATTGAGAATAATATTTTTGATTCTGCCATTAAGACCGGAGCAGCTAATGGCGAGACGGTTATTCGGAACTTGGGTAATAATACTGAAGTTCGCAATAATTCTTTTTATAACTCCACTGATGATGTGGAGTCACAGCAAGTAACTAATGTGGAGCCCGACGAAAGCTGGCATACAGAAACTTGGGCGACGAACTTGCAGGTTTTTGGCAATAGAGTAGATGTGGGCGGGAAGACATCAGACTTTATTAATAATCAATCGTCTCAACAAGTTTTAACGGGTGAAAACACTCGGTTGGATGGCGTATCTCTAACTAATGCAGGAGCGTTTTTCAGTGACACGTTGACCGAAAACTCATACAAATTACAGTCGGTATCCAATCCCACATTCTGTCTGGATTTGGGGGATATAAAGGATTCCGATACTGGTGATACATATCGAGGTGCGGTTTTTAATTCCTGTAGCAATGATACTACGCAGGTATGGCAATTTAAGCATGACGTAGATGGGCGGTTTCTACTGATTAATACCAGTGCGGAAGATAAAATGATTGCTCCTTCTGCAGCCAACTTTATGGCGGTATATCGTTTTCTTATTAGCTTCTCTAAAGCTTTGGAAAGTGAAAACAATTTCTATATGAGTCAGGCTCGTTGGTTGGTTGATTTGGATGCTGACTCGGTTACTTTGCGGAATAATCTCAGCTCAAGTTATGTGATTACACCAACCAGTGATATTGGTGAACTGACCCCGGTAGTACTTTCTGTAAATACCAATAGCGATACACAAAAATTCAAACTGATTGCGGTGCCTTAG
- the pdxH gene encoding pyridoxamine 5'-phosphate oxidase, whose amino-acid sequence MELEAIRREYLQGGLRRNNLKDNPYEQFEFWMQQAIDAELHDPTAMTLATVDSSGQPSQRIVLLKHLDQQGFVFFTNYNSDKAKDIAQNSKVSLHFPWHVLERQVKVCGNAEKISLKETLSYFVTRPRDSQIAAWASSQSSTISSRKALLMQFESIKNKFKAGEVPLPDFWGGYRVVPELFEFWQGGGARLHDRFQYRRQEGGWHIERLAP is encoded by the coding sequence ATGGAGCTTGAAGCTATCCGCAGAGAATATTTACAGGGTGGATTACGCCGGAATAATCTCAAAGACAATCCATATGAGCAATTTGAGTTTTGGATGCAACAAGCCATTGATGCCGAGCTGCATGACCCAACTGCAATGACCTTGGCTACTGTTGACAGCAGTGGCCAGCCCTCGCAACGTATTGTGCTCTTAAAACACCTTGATCAACAAGGCTTTGTGTTTTTTACCAACTATAACAGTGACAAGGCCAAAGATATTGCACAAAACTCAAAAGTATCTCTGCATTTTCCCTGGCATGTTCTGGAGAGACAGGTGAAGGTCTGTGGTAATGCAGAAAAAATTTCGCTAAAGGAAACCTTAAGTTATTTTGTGACACGTCCCAGGGACAGTCAAATCGCAGCCTGGGCATCTTCTCAAAGCAGCACGATTTCCTCTCGCAAAGCATTGTTAATGCAGTTTGAGTCAATCAAAAATAAGTTTAAAGCGGGTGAAGTACCGCTGCCTGATTTTTGGGGTGGTTATCGCGTAGTGCCCGAACTATTTGAATTTTGGCAGGGTGGTGGGGCACGATTACACGACCGTTTTCAATATCGTAGACAAGAGGGTGGTTGGCATATCGAGCGGTTGGCACCTTAG
- a CDS encoding NAD(P)H-quinone oxidoreductase codes for MKRVICDGHGDVSVLRLESFEAEPLAPGWARIKVAYAGINRPDILQRQGAYPAPPGASPVLGLEVSGWIEEIASDTLTSFQPGQAVCALTNGGGYAKHVDVPLGQILPVSGALTLKQAAGLPESMFTVFSNLIERGRMQPGDTLLVHGGSGGIGSTAIQMAKSYGCRVFTTASTDKCDFCYTLGADVVIDYLRDDFVRVCKEATNGRGVDLILDVVGGDYIQRNIQCAANNGRIINIAYMAGSRADIDFMRVMLKRLTLTGSTLRSESSQYKQQLRDGVERVFWQHVVSGKICPSIFQVYNMMDIEAVQNAHTCMDQGKHTGKLLLKVSPEVS; via the coding sequence ATGAAAAGGGTCATTTGTGATGGTCACGGCGATGTCAGCGTTTTACGTCTTGAATCGTTTGAAGCCGAGCCATTGGCTCCCGGATGGGCAAGAATCAAAGTGGCCTACGCAGGGATAAATCGCCCTGACATTCTTCAGCGCCAGGGTGCTTATCCCGCGCCCCCTGGAGCTTCTCCTGTTCTGGGGTTGGAAGTCTCCGGTTGGATTGAGGAGATTGCCTCCGACACTCTAACTTCCTTTCAACCGGGACAAGCGGTATGTGCATTAACCAACGGAGGCGGCTATGCGAAACACGTGGATGTGCCTCTAGGACAAATTTTGCCTGTGAGCGGTGCGTTGACGCTTAAGCAGGCCGCAGGATTACCGGAGTCCATGTTTACTGTATTTTCCAACCTGATTGAACGTGGACGCATGCAGCCGGGGGATACTCTGTTGGTGCATGGTGGAAGTGGTGGTATTGGGTCAACGGCGATTCAAATGGCCAAGAGTTACGGTTGTCGTGTTTTTACCACCGCCAGCACGGATAAGTGTGATTTTTGTTATACCCTGGGTGCGGATGTTGTCATTGATTACCTGCGAGATGATTTCGTTCGCGTATGCAAGGAGGCTACCAATGGCCGGGGTGTAGATTTAATTTTAGATGTGGTCGGTGGCGATTATATTCAGCGTAATATTCAGTGTGCCGCCAACAATGGTCGAATTATCAATATTGCCTACATGGCCGGTTCCCGCGCTGATATTGATTTTATGCGAGTGATGTTGAAACGTTTAACCTTGACGGGTTCAACCCTGCGTTCAGAATCGTCACAATATAAACAACAATTACGTGACGGGGTTGAGCGTGTTTTCTGGCAGCATGTGGTGAGTGGAAAAATATGCCCCAGTATTTTTCAGGTATACAACATGATGGACATCGAAGCGGTGCAAAATGCCCATACCTGCATGGACCAGGGAAAACACACTGGTAAGCTTTTGTTAAAAGTTAGCCCGGAGGTGTCATGA
- a CDS encoding NAD-dependent succinate-semialdehyde dehydrogenase — protein MIQLNNYELLQKGSYISGQWCSVSDAFFDVIDPATGATIGTLPSATKALVQSAVDSAYSSLSSWRSKPVVEREHLLRAWYDLIVANKEDLARIITYEQGKPLAESRAEIDYGLAYIQWFSEQAKRLNGILLPTKNLAQRAEVIYEPVGVVAAITPWNFPFAMLARKAAPALACGCTVIAKPAESTPLTAIAISELARQAAIPAGVFNLVVSSEPQMVGEVFTGDERVKKISFTGSTDVGRWLYQNSAHSIKRLSLELGGNAPFIVFDDANLGLAVEGAMFAKFRNTGQTCIAANRFLVHEGIHDAFCQKLVERITSLKMGKGYDPSVDLGPMHSRHEREKVQSLVENALGGGALQISIKTPAEKNLGEGFFYPPKLIQNVSPEMAIFQREIFGPVVAVTKFSTEKQAVDLANKTPAGLAAYFYSENATRCARVIPQLEFGMIGVNDTRISNEMAPFGGVKASGVGREGSESGIMEYVEAKYLCHGLTL, from the coding sequence ATGATACAGCTGAATAATTATGAGTTGCTTCAAAAAGGCTCGTATATAAGTGGGCAATGGTGCAGCGTTAGCGATGCCTTTTTCGATGTGATTGATCCCGCGACGGGTGCAACCATTGGCACGTTGCCATCCGCTACTAAAGCGCTTGTTCAATCAGCGGTGGACAGTGCGTATTCATCTTTGTCCTCCTGGCGCAGTAAGCCGGTTGTAGAGCGGGAGCATTTATTGCGAGCATGGTATGACTTGATTGTGGCAAACAAGGAGGATCTTGCTCGAATCATCACATATGAACAGGGTAAGCCGCTTGCGGAATCCAGAGCAGAAATTGATTATGGCCTGGCGTACATTCAGTGGTTTTCTGAACAGGCTAAACGTTTAAACGGTATTTTGTTACCGACTAAAAACCTGGCTCAGCGAGCAGAAGTCATATACGAACCTGTGGGGGTTGTTGCAGCGATCACGCCGTGGAATTTTCCATTTGCGATGCTGGCTAGAAAAGCCGCGCCTGCTTTGGCCTGCGGTTGCACGGTGATTGCTAAACCCGCTGAATCGACGCCCTTGACGGCTATTGCGATTAGTGAATTAGCCAGGCAGGCAGCTATTCCCGCGGGGGTGTTTAACCTTGTGGTGAGTAGTGAACCACAAATGGTGGGAGAGGTATTCACTGGTGATGAACGGGTTAAAAAAATTAGCTTTACCGGTTCAACCGATGTGGGACGATGGTTATACCAGAACTCCGCTCATTCAATTAAACGCTTATCCCTGGAGCTTGGTGGAAACGCACCTTTTATTGTTTTTGATGATGCGAACCTTGGTTTAGCTGTTGAAGGGGCGATGTTTGCCAAGTTTAGAAATACGGGGCAAACATGTATTGCGGCTAATCGTTTCCTTGTACATGAAGGCATCCATGATGCATTTTGTCAAAAACTGGTCGAACGAATAACATCATTAAAAATGGGGAAAGGATATGATCCATCTGTCGATCTTGGTCCCATGCACTCTCGGCATGAACGGGAAAAGGTTCAGTCTCTCGTTGAGAATGCACTTGGTGGAGGTGCGTTACAAATATCGATAAAAACGCCAGCAGAGAAAAATCTGGGTGAAGGCTTTTTTTATCCTCCAAAATTGATTCAAAATGTTTCTCCTGAAATGGCGATATTTCAGCGAGAGATTTTCGGGCCGGTTGTCGCCGTGACAAAGTTTTCTACAGAAAAGCAGGCTGTGGATTTGGCCAACAAAACCCCAGCGGGGCTTGCTGCCTATTTTTATTCGGAAAATGCTACTCGATGTGCCAGAGTTATTCCTCAACTAGAATTTGGCATGATTGGCGTAAACGATACGCGAATCTCCAACGAAATGGCGCCGTTTGGTGGCGTAAAAGCGTCTGGGGTTGGACGTGAAGGTTCGGAGTCCGGAATTATGGAGTATGTTGAAGCCAAATATTTGTGCCATGGTTTAACGCTTTAA
- a CDS encoding shikimate kinase, whose product MKSSVILIGMPGAGKSTVGVLLAKYMAKAFVDTDILIQEALGETLQSYLDREGYLALREKEEEILAKACFDHHVIATGGSAVYSETGMSALTQVGVVVYLSISHSTVKQRVSNQSTRGIASQPGSSLDDIYQERLSLYNKYAQITVVADGLTPDLVAQEVMEKIKSIRAE is encoded by the coding sequence GTGAAAAGTTCGGTCATTTTAATCGGTATGCCTGGTGCTGGAAAAAGTACGGTTGGAGTATTATTGGCTAAGTACATGGCAAAAGCCTTTGTCGATACCGATATTCTGATACAGGAAGCGCTTGGCGAAACATTGCAGTCATATCTGGATCGAGAAGGTTATTTGGCACTAAGAGAAAAAGAAGAGGAGATTTTGGCTAAAGCCTGTTTCGATCATCATGTTATTGCAACAGGAGGGAGCGCTGTATATAGCGAAACGGGTATGTCGGCACTGACTCAGGTTGGTGTGGTTGTCTATTTAAGCATATCGCATAGCACTGTGAAGCAGCGAGTCAGTAACCAATCTACCAGGGGAATAGCCAGTCAGCCTGGAAGCTCTTTAGACGATATCTATCAAGAGCGGCTGTCTCTCTATAATAAATACGCTCAAATTACTGTTGTAGCTGATGGACTTACCCCGGATCTGGTTGCACAAGAAGTAATGGAAAAAATAAAGTCTATTCGGGCTGAGTAG
- a CDS encoding Lrp/AsnC family transcriptional regulator, whose protein sequence is MNVISKSFDQYDIKILSALQKNAGISMSDLGEAVGLSHTPCWRRVKRLEEEGYIRGRVTLLDPYKLNLAVTVHAYITIKKHDESSLNAFESSVTVVEEIVECYSITGDKDYLLKVVTSSVDHYEKLLKNTLVHLPNVDSVNSVFALKQIKYSTELPLNNIRS, encoded by the coding sequence ATGAATGTTATATCGAAAAGTTTTGATCAATACGACATCAAAATACTTTCCGCACTGCAAAAAAATGCGGGAATTTCGATGTCGGACCTGGGCGAAGCTGTAGGACTCTCCCACACACCTTGTTGGCGTAGAGTTAAACGTCTGGAAGAAGAAGGCTATATCCGCGGCAGGGTTACGCTACTTGATCCGTATAAGCTAAATCTTGCCGTAACTGTGCACGCCTATATCACAATAAAAAAACACGACGAAAGTTCCCTGAATGCATTTGAATCTTCCGTTACTGTGGTTGAAGAGATTGTTGAGTGCTACTCAATCACAGGAGACAAGGACTACTTACTTAAGGTGGTCACGTCTAGTGTTGATCATTATGAAAAATTATTAAAAAACACCTTGGTTCACCTACCCAACGTTGACTCAGTAAATTCGGTTTTTGCTCTAAAACAAATTAAATATTCAACGGAACTGCCTTTAAACAACATCAGAAGTTAA
- a CDS encoding DUF2799 domain-containing protein, whose amino-acid sequence MLNYIQVALFILGALCANSLFAGNCDEIDWKQRGMEEAQDGNDLNLLRKYKKTCKPKLTQNHVNSYLQGYEAGLFVFCTADNGYDIGLSGKKYNNICPDELEEDFFEGYNKGFASYRVKSRNDDIADDNRRREMERALRRKETSREMGQGK is encoded by the coding sequence ATGTTGAATTATATACAGGTTGCTCTGTTCATATTGGGGGCGCTTTGCGCCAATTCTCTATTTGCTGGAAATTGTGATGAGATAGATTGGAAGCAACGTGGTATGGAAGAGGCTCAGGATGGGAATGACTTAAATTTACTGCGTAAATATAAGAAAACGTGTAAACCGAAGCTTACTCAGAACCACGTTAACTCGTATTTACAAGGATATGAGGCCGGTTTGTTCGTATTTTGTACTGCGGATAACGGATATGACATTGGGCTCAGCGGGAAAAAATATAACAATATATGTCCCGATGAGTTAGAAGAAGATTTTTTTGAAGGCTATAACAAAGGATTTGCCAGTTACCGGGTTAAGAGTCGCAATGACGATATTGCAGATGATAATAGACGGCGTGAAATGGAAAGAGCATTACGAAGAAAAGAGACCTCAAGAGAGATGGGGCAAGGTAAATAA
- a CDS encoding DUF3450 family protein: MNNNYVILGKFLFLFGVFLLSRVGYCDSVHGYDSLVKNWIDIENQVNTLNSEWHLKRKSMENYLSLLDEEAAALKRIVEQNSGLIGEVEAERLDLVQQKNEMEKSQSALEAKVRQSLLSIKDLAFQLPPPLNAEWNSRINELDVDLSSNSEKLDLIVDLLKKMNHFESRVVLHQASMKIETLDVQVKQVYMGVSQGWYSSDDGAFYGYGKPTSEGWKWWHMESASSELNQQLNPKDILAVINILENNSEAELVTLPVSVNDKLSLSQR, translated from the coding sequence ATGAATAATAACTATGTGATATTAGGAAAATTTTTATTCCTGTTTGGGGTTTTTCTATTAAGCCGTGTTGGATACTGTGATTCGGTTCATGGCTACGATAGTTTGGTGAAGAATTGGATTGATATCGAGAATCAGGTTAATACCCTGAATTCTGAATGGCACTTGAAGAGAAAGAGTATGGAAAACTATCTTTCTTTATTGGATGAAGAGGCCGCAGCGTTGAAACGAATTGTTGAACAAAATTCCGGCTTGATAGGCGAAGTTGAAGCCGAAAGATTAGATCTTGTTCAGCAAAAGAATGAAATGGAGAAATCTCAATCTGCATTAGAGGCGAAGGTTAGGCAGTCGTTGTTATCCATTAAGGATCTTGCGTTTCAGTTGCCACCACCATTGAATGCGGAATGGAATTCCAGGATAAATGAACTGGACGTTGATCTATCCAGTAATAGTGAAAAGCTTGACTTGATTGTCGATCTTCTAAAAAAAATGAACCATTTTGAATCTAGAGTGGTTTTGCATCAGGCTTCCATGAAAATAGAAACGTTAGATGTGCAGGTAAAACAGGTTTATATGGGCGTATCCCAAGGTTGGTATTCAAGTGATGATGGCGCCTTTTACGGTTACGGAAAACCCACCTCTGAAGGATGGAAGTGGTGGCACATGGAGAGTGCATCTTCAGAGTTAAATCAACAGCTTAACCCTAAAGATATTCTGGCTGTTATTAATATTCTGGAAAATAACTCTGAGGCTGAGTTGGTAACTTTACCTGTTAGCGTTAATGATAAGTTGTCCTTGTCACAAAGGTAG
- a CDS encoding MotA/TolQ/ExbB proton channel family protein, whose amino-acid sequence MNGIRFLFLFFFSVFILADYSYSDGLSESIVDDIKKSQHKLEKQQSLITKKMGAMQDEIRLKERQLSALRQKAVEARKLSDEQTLGLDKLRNQVSQWRNQNIYQQHLLIGFAEDVDYPVSDVKSVEDNIMNGIDLLDQYISGAKSRLYPSWRATQVVIKNGEIRNVESIKIGPVSWYLDEDDHSAGILSEPREGLPETAYLFSSSEREELQRLYQEKRGLVVFDPSLDRALKVYGQKDSLLQHLSRGGLWAVPILIFAVLATTIALMKATYIVRLPRLLPNFVERVERIVKKDEETKRAELTLLLKSLKGAQSNILKIALQNPVSDKRDDKLFAFLLDNKYEMERFLGVIAVTASVAPLLGLLGTVSGMIDTFKMMTLFGSGDPAVVSGGISEALVTTELGLVVAIPALLINALLSRKIKNYSASLESNAIKLSKIKL is encoded by the coding sequence ATGAATGGTATTCGATTTTTGTTTTTATTTTTCTTTTCTGTTTTTATTCTGGCCGATTATTCCTATTCTGATGGATTATCTGAATCGATAGTCGACGATATAAAAAAATCGCAGCATAAGCTTGAGAAACAGCAGTCTCTGATTACAAAAAAAATGGGGGCAATGCAGGATGAAATTCGACTAAAGGAAAGACAATTGTCCGCATTGAGGCAAAAGGCTGTAGAAGCAAGAAAGCTCAGCGATGAGCAGACTCTGGGGTTGGATAAGTTACGGAATCAGGTTTCTCAGTGGCGAAACCAGAATATTTACCAACAGCATTTATTGATTGGGTTTGCGGAAGATGTTGATTACCCTGTATCAGATGTGAAGAGTGTTGAAGACAATATTATGAATGGTATTGATCTTTTGGATCAGTACATTTCTGGCGCTAAAAGTAGATTGTACCCATCGTGGAGAGCGACTCAGGTTGTAATTAAAAACGGCGAGATCAGGAATGTTGAGAGTATAAAAATTGGTCCCGTCAGCTGGTATCTGGATGAGGATGATCATTCAGCCGGGATCTTGTCTGAACCAAGAGAAGGGCTGCCTGAAACGGCATATTTGTTTTCCTCGTCAGAGCGAGAGGAATTGCAGCGTCTCTACCAAGAAAAACGTGGTCTGGTCGTTTTTGATCCATCTTTAGATCGTGCGTTGAAAGTATACGGACAAAAAGATAGTTTGTTGCAGCACCTATCCCGGGGTGGTCTGTGGGCCGTTCCGATCCTAATTTTTGCCGTTTTGGCAACGACAATTGCATTAATGAAGGCGACTTATATTGTGCGTCTTCCTCGCTTGTTACCTAATTTTGTTGAGCGGGTTGAACGTATTGTGAAAAAAGATGAAGAAACAAAACGCGCTGAGCTGACCCTGCTGCTGAAGTCTTTGAAGGGCGCACAAAGTAATATATTAAAAATTGCCTTGCAAAATCCAGTTTCAGATAAACGAGATGATAAACTCTTTGCTTTTCTTTTAGATAACAAATATGAGATGGAGAGGTTTCTCGGGGTTATTGCTGTTACCGCATCTGTTGCCCCACTGTTGGGACTTCTAGGAACGGTGAGCGGTATGATCGACACATTCAAAATGATGACGCTGTTCGGTTCCGGTGATCCCGCAGTCGTATCTGGTGGTATTTCTGAAGCTTTGGTGACGACTGAGCTGGGATTGGTTGTTGCAATTCCTGCGCTACTTATCAATGCTCTGTTAAGTAGAAAGATAAAAAACTACTCGGCAAGCTTGGAGTCTAATGCGATTAAATTGAGTAAAATTAAATTGTAG
- a CDS encoding MotA/TolQ/ExbB proton channel family protein: MSDLSYLSLFSFSNPVVLCILLLAIFCYSMLMYLILFSHKCEQWYERASGWSDTFPALLSALPLLGLLGTIAGLLETFRFMSYGRNMALQELISNGIADALFTTQLGLLLVVPGWLLLMKLNNQLVAWCIEHPETV; this comes from the coding sequence ATGAGTGATCTGAGTTATTTAAGTCTTTTTAGTTTTAGTAATCCTGTAGTTCTTTGTATATTGCTTCTTGCGATTTTCTGCTACAGCATGCTTATGTATCTTATTTTGTTTTCTCATAAGTGTGAGCAGTGGTATGAGCGTGCTAGCGGTTGGTCGGACACATTTCCTGCCTTGTTGAGTGCTTTGCCGTTGCTTGGCTTGTTGGGTACGATTGCGGGTTTGCTCGAAACATTTCGCTTTATGTCGTATGGAAGAAACATGGCATTGCAGGAATTGATATCAAACGGCATAGCTGATGCCCTGTTTACTACACAGTTAGGGTTGCTTTTGGTTGTACCTGGATGGCTGTTATTGATGAAGTTGAATAATCAGCTTGTGGCGTGGTGTATTGAACATCCGGAGACTGTGTAA
- a CDS encoding biopolymer transporter ExbD, with protein sequence MRMSLEQRLETNNKQDIDLAPLIDVVFILLIFFIVTTVFVKETGVDIEKPKAVSTQSLERNVVLIAITSDRQVVYDGANVGVSGVRSTVSSVMKRKQKPLVIKADKTVSTELLVQVIDQAKLGGAEQINIATSEQ encoded by the coding sequence ATGAGGATGAGTTTAGAGCAGCGGCTTGAGACAAATAATAAACAAGATATTGATCTGGCTCCGCTAATTGATGTTGTGTTTATTCTGTTGATATTTTTTATCGTTACTACGGTGTTTGTTAAGGAAACTGGAGTGGATATCGAAAAGCCAAAGGCAGTATCTACTCAATCTTTAGAGAGAAATGTTGTGCTGATTGCAATTACCTCGGATCGTCAGGTTGTTTACGATGGGGCAAATGTTGGCGTTTCTGGCGTAAGGTCGACTGTTTCAAGTGTGATGAAAAGAAAGCAAAAGCCGCTAGTAATTAAAGCGGATAAAACTGTTTCTACGGAATTGTTGGTTCAAGTAATCGATCAAGCGAAACTTGGTGGGGCGGAACAGATAAATATTGCAACATCCGAGCAGTAG